Proteins co-encoded in one Dyella japonica A8 genomic window:
- a CDS encoding tetratricopeptide repeat protein, whose product MIMLRRTLRLSALPASLAVLLLAACTQPAAPSQATRPSVSDDQMLTSIHAAGDKEKSVIDVNPLRDPGVAALQDAAEGDLRVGKYSEAATKLDQALKLSPDSPDLLQDRAELAIRLKDYASAEKFAHRSWELGPKLGPLCARNWQTIAVLRQHAGDDAGAATAGKGVAECHKEGMQRY is encoded by the coding sequence ATGATCATGCTTCGTCGCACCCTCCGCCTTTCCGCCCTTCCCGCATCGCTCGCCGTGCTGCTGCTCGCGGCGTGCACCCAGCCCGCGGCGCCCTCGCAGGCGACGCGCCCCTCGGTGTCCGACGACCAGATGCTGACGAGCATCCATGCGGCGGGCGACAAGGAAAAATCCGTGATCGACGTGAACCCGCTGCGCGATCCCGGCGTGGCGGCGCTGCAGGACGCGGCCGAAGGCGACCTGCGCGTCGGCAAGTACAGTGAAGCGGCCACCAAGCTCGACCAGGCGCTGAAGCTCAGCCCGGACTCGCCGGACCTGCTGCAGGACCGCGCCGAGCTCGCGATTCGCCTGAAGGATTACGCCAGCGCCGAGAAGTTTGCGCACCGCTCGTGGGAACTGGGCCCCAAGCTGGGGCCCTTGTGTGCGCGCAACTGGCAGACCATCGCCGTGCTGCGCCAGCACGCCGGCGACGATGCCGGTGCCGCGACGGCGGGCAAGGGCGTGGCCGAGTGCCATAAGGAAGGCATGCAGCGTTACTGA
- a CDS encoding RelA/SpoT family protein, which translates to MVQAALNASSGLAEWRERAGSVSPVLGEALDACALLPMNQSECVDVLDLLAMLGCDAQTQAAALWFEVSRIDPASWALREPHLPQELQRLVGGQVAAERVWALHAQHGADSGAEGLRRLLLAIIRDLRVVFILLARQLAHMRAASTLPDSERQPLARLTRDIHAPLANRLGIWQLKWELEDLSFRYLQPDTYKRIARLLDERRVDREDFIRESLATLHGALEAAGIRADLAGRPKHIYSIWKKMQRKALEFSDLYDIRAIRVLVDSIGDCYAALGVVHTLWPHLPGEFDDYIARPKGNDYRSLHTAVIGPRGKTLEVQIRTHEMHRINELGVAAHWRYKEGGAGDSEFEAKIAWMRRLLEPRPDSEGDLAAELQTELLEDRVYVLTPKGEVVDLPHGATVLDFAYHVHTEVGHRCRGAKVNGRIVPLTFQPSSGDRVEVLTGKVAEPSRDWLSPHHGYLHTSRAKEKVRTWFRRIAHDANLAAGRAIFEKEIKRLALPAADIGKLPAHFHLKTHDELLVALALGEVAPGQIARVLQEAAAPAPLPAPPSAAAHARQAVRDHSALSIEGVGNLLTTLARCCQPLPGDPVRGFVTRGRGVSVHRADCPSLARLARRDPDRVIEVEWGKAAARAYEVDIELRGYDRKGLQKDVTSLISNMSIHIIASSSRVFAQTGEVEMRFTLRVRDFEELSGLLSRLVALPNVVDARRVSGG; encoded by the coding sequence ATGGTTCAAGCCGCCCTCAACGCAAGCTCGGGTCTGGCCGAGTGGCGCGAACGCGCCGGCAGCGTGTCGCCCGTGCTGGGCGAGGCGCTCGATGCGTGCGCGTTGTTGCCGATGAACCAGTCCGAGTGCGTCGACGTGCTGGATCTGCTGGCCATGCTCGGCTGCGACGCACAGACCCAGGCGGCCGCCTTGTGGTTCGAGGTGTCGCGGATCGATCCGGCGTCATGGGCGCTGCGCGAGCCGCATCTTCCGCAGGAGCTGCAGCGGCTGGTCGGTGGACAGGTGGCGGCGGAGCGCGTCTGGGCGCTGCATGCCCAGCACGGTGCCGACAGCGGGGCGGAGGGGTTGCGCCGCCTGTTGCTGGCGATCATCCGCGACCTGCGCGTGGTGTTCATCCTGCTCGCGCGGCAGCTGGCGCACATGCGTGCCGCGAGCACCCTGCCTGACAGCGAGCGCCAGCCGCTCGCCCGCCTGACGCGGGACATCCATGCGCCGCTCGCCAACCGGCTGGGCATCTGGCAACTGAAGTGGGAGCTGGAGGACCTCAGCTTCCGCTACCTGCAGCCGGACACCTACAAGCGCATCGCGCGCCTGCTCGACGAACGTCGCGTGGATCGCGAGGATTTCATCCGCGAGTCGCTGGCCACGCTGCACGGCGCGCTGGAAGCGGCGGGCATCCGCGCGGATCTGGCTGGCCGGCCCAAGCACATCTATTCGATCTGGAAGAAGATGCAGCGCAAGGCGCTGGAGTTCTCCGATCTCTACGACATCCGCGCCATACGCGTGCTGGTCGATTCCATCGGCGACTGCTATGCCGCGCTGGGCGTGGTGCATACGCTGTGGCCGCACCTGCCGGGTGAGTTCGACGATTACATCGCACGCCCCAAGGGCAATGACTATCGCTCGCTGCACACCGCGGTGATCGGCCCGCGCGGCAAGACGCTGGAAGTGCAGATCCGCACGCACGAGATGCACCGCATCAACGAATTGGGCGTGGCCGCGCACTGGCGCTACAAGGAAGGCGGCGCCGGCGACAGCGAGTTCGAGGCGAAGATCGCCTGGATGCGCCGCCTGCTGGAGCCGCGTCCCGACAGTGAAGGCGATCTTGCCGCCGAGCTGCAGACCGAATTGCTCGAAGACCGCGTCTACGTGCTGACGCCCAAGGGCGAAGTGGTGGACCTGCCGCACGGGGCCACCGTGCTGGACTTCGCCTACCACGTGCATACGGAAGTGGGCCACCGGTGCCGGGGCGCCAAGGTCAATGGACGCATCGTGCCGCTGACCTTCCAGCCGTCCAGCGGCGACCGGGTGGAAGTGCTCACCGGCAAGGTGGCCGAACCCAGCCGCGACTGGTTGTCGCCGCACCACGGTTACCTGCACACCTCGCGCGCGAAGGAAAAGGTACGCACGTGGTTCCGCCGCATTGCCCATGACGCCAATCTCGCGGCGGGCCGTGCCATCTTCGAGAAGGAGATCAAGCGGCTTGCGCTGCCGGCGGCGGACATCGGCAAGTTGCCGGCGCATTTCCACCTCAAGACCCATGACGAGCTGCTCGTCGCGCTGGCTTTGGGCGAAGTCGCTCCCGGCCAGATCGCCCGCGTGCTGCAGGAAGCGGCGGCACCTGCGCCCCTGCCCGCACCACCCTCGGCTGCCGCGCACGCGCGGCAGGCCGTGCGCGACCACAGCGCGCTCAGCATCGAAGGTGTCGGCAACCTGCTCACCACGCTCGCGCGTTGCTGCCAGCCGCTGCCGGGCGACCCGGTGCGCGGTTTCGTCACGCGCGGCCGTGGCGTGTCCGTGCACCGCGCCGATTGTCCCAGCCTGGCGCGACTGGCCCGCCGCGACCCGGACCGCGTGATCGAGGTGGAGTGGGGCAAGGCCGCCGCGCGCGCCTACGAGGTGGACATCGAACTGCGCGGCTACGACCGCAAGGGCTTGCAGAAGGATGTCACCAGCCTGATCAGCAACATGAGCATCCACATCATCGCCTCGTCCAGCCGGGTATTCGCGCAGACGGGCGAGGTGGAGATGCGTTTCACCCTGCGCGTGCGTGACTTCGAGGAACTGTCCGGCCTGCTCAGCCGGTTGGTGGCGCTGCCCAACGTGGTCGACGCGCGTCGCGTCAGCGGTGGCTGA
- the hrpA gene encoding ATP-dependent RNA helicase HrpA, which produces MTPTASNAASPDVRLRPLRQALDDVSSRDYGRLLGRWRELTRRFDEKKLAALSADIDASAAKRKARADAKPAIRLDESLPITARADEIVELIRKHQVVVIAGETGSGKTTQLPKLCLAAGRGEAGMIGCTQPRRLAARSVARRVAEELATPLGDQVGFQVRFNDQVSERTLVKFMTDGILLAETQGDPWLGAYDTIIIDEAHERSLNIDFLLGYLKRLAAKRPSLKIIVTSATIDTGRFAEHFGDAPIVSVEGRTYPVEVRWRSVDEVAARRGQRAGDLQQGSADHVAAVLDEITHDDPRGDVLIFLPGEREIRDAHLLLSRRQYRETEVLPLYARLSAGDQDRVFKPGPKRRVVLATNVAETSLTVPRIRYVIDSGQARVKRYSQRSQLERLHVEPVSKAAADQRKGRCGRVGPGICYRLYDEADFESRAAYTDPELLRSSLANVILRMLSLQLGEVDEFPFLEAPDPRVVADGYRRLAEISAIDDARRLTAIGRTVARLPIDVQLARMLVEAQQLHSLRELLAIVSFLSIQDPRERPADARQQADAAHAAFADPKSDFVGVLNLWRDYGKAHEDLTQSKLRDWCSRHFLSFMRMREWRELHRQLLLVVQELGWKLDTGPSPPTQREQGANSRPAAKVPAAKVEKKQGRPGPSDPSLRTSEERGGADDEAAKQYEAIHRSLLAGLPTQVGHKDEKGVYRSTRERRFQVFPGSALSKVPPNWIFAAQILDVGGRVWGMMCARVEPLWIEQQAAHLLRSSCRDAHWSRKRGHVVAYEQVSLFGLTLVERRPVTFQKQDPVLAHEIFLREALARCDIDTRADFVRANQRVLEDARGIEAKQRREGLLRSEDELVGFFEGKLPQDIADSRALDAWYRKARPAEQAALRWSLDDVMSGGAGLDPKAFPASLEVPPQKYRLEYRFVPGDDADGVTLHLPLAMLNALPSARCEWLVPGLLVEKVAELIRGLPKALRRNFVPAPDFARAFVEAEAPRDESLTKALAAFLKRATGVDISAAEFDAVALPAHFRMRYRLHDENGKTLATGRDLAAMRAQWEGQAREAFSRKTDIELTRENIASWDFEEIPAQVRSAGGLLAFPALVDLGDAVALRVFERSDEAREAHVQGVVRLLRNALASDMKQARRRMPVGNPLALKYAPLGGVDGLREDLVEGGFQDLLARYSLDVRTAGSFEALHTQAVRELFGAAVERLKLAEPIIEAQADLKPWLQPPLMGFARASYDDLREQLDALLAPGFLRELPTARLAHYPRYLKAMRLRAERLRQDPAKDQQRLLQVLPFWRDYLKHRAAGTDGLDELRWLIEEWRVSLFAQELKTPEPVSAKRLTRALENLS; this is translated from the coding sequence ATGACCCCGACTGCCTCCAACGCCGCCTCCCCCGACGTGCGACTGCGTCCGTTGCGCCAGGCGCTCGACGACGTCTCCAGCCGCGACTATGGCCGCCTGCTTGGCCGGTGGCGTGAACTCACGCGCCGTTTCGACGAGAAGAAGCTGGCCGCGCTGAGCGCCGATATCGACGCCTCCGCGGCGAAGCGCAAGGCGCGTGCCGACGCCAAGCCGGCGATCCGCCTCGATGAATCGCTGCCCATCACGGCGCGCGCCGATGAAATCGTCGAACTGATCCGCAAGCACCAGGTGGTGGTGATTGCCGGCGAAACCGGCTCGGGCAAGACCACCCAGCTGCCCAAGCTGTGCCTGGCCGCGGGCCGTGGCGAGGCGGGCATGATCGGCTGCACCCAGCCGCGCCGCCTGGCCGCCCGCTCCGTGGCGCGCCGCGTGGCCGAAGAGCTGGCGACGCCGCTGGGCGACCAGGTCGGCTTCCAGGTGCGCTTCAACGACCAGGTGTCCGAGCGCACCCTGGTCAAGTTCATGACCGACGGCATCCTGCTCGCCGAGACGCAGGGCGATCCGTGGCTGGGCGCGTACGACACCATCATCATCGACGAGGCGCACGAGCGCAGCCTCAACATCGACTTTCTGCTGGGCTACCTCAAGCGGCTGGCGGCCAAGCGTCCGTCGCTGAAGATCATCGTGACCTCCGCCACCATCGATACCGGACGTTTCGCCGAGCATTTCGGCGATGCACCCATTGTGTCGGTGGAAGGGCGCACCTATCCGGTGGAGGTGCGCTGGCGCTCCGTCGACGAGGTGGCCGCAAGGCGAGGCCAGCGGGCCGGGGACCTGCAGCAGGGCAGTGCCGACCACGTGGCCGCGGTGCTGGATGAAATCACCCACGACGATCCGCGCGGCGACGTGCTGATCTTCCTGCCCGGCGAACGCGAGATCCGCGACGCGCATCTGCTGTTGTCCCGCCGCCAGTACCGCGAAACCGAGGTGTTGCCGCTGTACGCGCGCCTTTCGGCCGGCGACCAGGATCGCGTGTTCAAGCCGGGGCCGAAGCGTCGCGTGGTGCTGGCCACCAATGTGGCGGAAACCTCGCTCACGGTGCCGCGCATCCGCTACGTCATCGATTCCGGGCAGGCCCGCGTCAAGCGCTACAGCCAGCGCAGCCAGCTCGAGCGCTTGCATGTCGAGCCGGTCTCGAAGGCCGCCGCCGACCAGCGCAAGGGGCGCTGCGGCCGCGTCGGCCCGGGCATCTGCTATCGCCTGTATGACGAGGCGGACTTCGAGAGCCGCGCCGCCTACACCGACCCGGAACTGCTGCGCTCGTCGCTGGCCAACGTCATCCTGCGCATGCTGTCGCTGCAGCTGGGCGAGGTCGACGAGTTCCCGTTCCTTGAAGCGCCCGATCCGCGCGTGGTGGCCGATGGTTATCGCCGCCTCGCCGAGATTTCCGCCATCGACGATGCGCGGCGCCTGACTGCGATCGGTCGCACCGTGGCCCGCCTGCCCATCGACGTGCAGCTGGCCCGCATGCTGGTGGAGGCGCAGCAGCTGCACAGCCTGCGCGAACTGCTCGCCATCGTGTCGTTCCTGAGCATCCAGGATCCGCGCGAGCGCCCGGCCGATGCCCGCCAGCAGGCGGATGCCGCACACGCGGCGTTCGCCGATCCGAAATCCGATTTCGTCGGCGTGTTGAATCTTTGGCGCGACTACGGCAAGGCGCACGAGGATTTGACGCAGTCGAAGCTGCGCGACTGGTGCTCGCGTCACTTCCTCAGTTTCATGCGCATGCGTGAATGGCGCGAACTGCATCGTCAGTTGCTGCTGGTGGTGCAGGAGCTGGGGTGGAAGCTGGATACCGGTCCGTCCCCCCCGACCCAGCGCGAACAAGGGGCTAACTCGCGCCCTGCCGCCAAGGTACCTGCTGCCAAGGTGGAGAAGAAACAAGGACGGCCGGGTCCGTCTGATCCTTCGTTGCGCACCTCCGAGGAGCGAGGTGGGGCAGACGACGAGGCGGCGAAGCAGTACGAAGCCATCCATCGCAGCCTGCTCGCCGGCCTGCCCACGCAGGTAGGCCACAAGGACGAGAAGGGCGTCTATCGCAGCACACGCGAGCGCCGCTTCCAGGTATTCCCCGGTTCGGCGTTGTCCAAGGTGCCGCCCAATTGGATCTTCGCCGCGCAGATCCTCGATGTCGGTGGACGCGTGTGGGGCATGATGTGCGCCCGCGTGGAGCCGCTGTGGATCGAGCAACAGGCCGCGCATCTGCTGCGTTCGTCCTGCCGCGACGCGCACTGGTCGCGCAAGCGCGGGCACGTGGTGGCCTACGAGCAGGTGAGCCTGTTCGGACTCACGCTGGTCGAGCGTCGCCCGGTCACGTTCCAGAAACAGGACCCGGTGTTGGCGCACGAGATCTTCCTGCGCGAAGCCCTGGCGCGCTGCGATATCGATACGCGCGCCGACTTCGTGCGCGCGAACCAGCGCGTGCTGGAAGACGCGCGGGGCATCGAGGCCAAGCAGCGCCGCGAGGGCCTGCTGCGCAGCGAGGACGAGCTGGTCGGCTTTTTCGAGGGCAAGCTGCCGCAGGACATCGCGGACAGCCGTGCGCTCGATGCGTGGTACCGCAAGGCGCGACCCGCCGAGCAGGCTGCGCTGCGCTGGTCGCTCGACGACGTGATGAGCGGCGGCGCGGGGCTCGACCCCAAGGCTTTTCCGGCGTCGCTGGAAGTGCCACCGCAGAAGTACCGACTCGAGTATCGCTTCGTACCGGGTGACGACGCCGACGGCGTCACCTTGCACCTGCCGCTCGCCATGTTGAATGCGCTGCCCTCGGCACGCTGCGAATGGCTGGTGCCCGGCTTGCTGGTGGAGAAGGTGGCGGAGCTGATCCGCGGATTGCCGAAAGCATTGCGCCGCAACTTCGTTCCCGCACCGGATTTCGCGCGAGCCTTCGTCGAGGCCGAGGCACCGCGCGACGAATCGTTGACGAAGGCGCTGGCCGCTTTCCTCAAGCGCGCCACCGGCGTGGATATATCCGCCGCCGAGTTCGATGCGGTGGCATTGCCCGCGCATTTCCGCATGCGCTACCGCCTGCACGACGAAAACGGCAAGACGCTGGCCACCGGTCGCGACCTTGCGGCCATGCGGGCGCAATGGGAAGGGCAGGCGCGCGAGGCGTTCTCGCGCAAGACCGATATCGAACTGACCCGCGAGAACATCGCCAGCTGGGATTTCGAGGAGATCCCTGCCCAGGTGCGCTCTGCCGGCGGGCTGCTGGCTTTCCCTGCACTGGTCGACCTGGGTGACGCGGTGGCGCTGCGCGTGTTCGAACGCAGCGACGAGGCGCGCGAGGCCCATGTGCAGGGCGTGGTACGCCTGCTGCGCAACGCGCTCGCCAGCGACATGAAGCAGGCACGCCGGCGTATGCCCGTGGGCAATCCACTGGCCTTGAAGTACGCACCGCTGGGTGGCGTGGACGGCCTGCGCGAGGATCTGGTGGAAGGTGGTTTCCAGGACCTGCTGGCGCGTTACTCGCTGGATGTGCGCACCGCTGGCAGCTTCGAGGCCCTGCACACGCAGGCGGTGCGCGAGCTGTTTGGCGCCGCCGTGGAGCGCCTGAAACTGGCCGAACCCATCATCGAAGCCCAGGCCGACCTGAAGCCGTGGCTGCAACCGCCGCTGATGGGCTTTGCCCGCGCGAGCTACGACGACCTGCGCGAACAGCTTGATGCGCTGCTCGCGCCGGGCTTCCTGCGTGAGTTGCCGACCGCGCGGCTGGCGCATTATCCGCGCTACCTGAAGGCCATGCGTTTGCGGGCGGAACGCCTGCGGCAGGATCCGGCCAAGGACCAGCAGCGGTTATTGCAGGTGCTGCCGTTCTGGCGCGACTACCTCAAGCATCGTGCCGCGGGTACGGACGGCTTGGACGAGCTGCGCTGGCTGATCGAAGAATGGCGTGTGTCGCTGTTCGCGCAGGAATTGAAGACGCCGGAGCCGGTGTCCGCCAAACGACTCACGCGCGCGCTGGAAAACCTTTCCTGA
- the mrcB gene encoding penicillin-binding protein 1B, producing MTRLRSIFSAVWPWIRIPFWVCMGLLFGFVLPYTLVLNKRVQDRFNDLVFAVPTRVYARPLPLSVGTPMTPGALELELTFAGYSNDGRADVAGTWTKEGSTYTISSRGYAGPDGGELPKRIRMALGKGQVASLKDLGTGKPMELAHLDPARIATVYGSQQEERRIVRLTDVPPLLLSGLQAVEDRDFKHHFGIDITAIIRASFANLRAGHTVQGGSTLTQQLVRNLFLDREQHYSRKFNEALMSILIEAHYDKSRILEAYVNEVFLGQQGGQAVHGFAAASEFYFGRRVEDLKPQEMALLIGMVKGPSYYDPRRYPERALSRRNLVLDQFAETGLVSAEQANGYKATPLGIVTNGQLPHNRFPAFMDLVRVQITNDFDDETLSKGNLSIFTTLDPAAQVYAEQAITTTTNALGKRGEAAQAAAVVTEAQTGAVLAIVGSKVPGDQGFNRALDARRQIGSLVKPLVYLVALTNPERWNLASPVEDSPISLRQSDGSFWTPKNDEGDVHGAVPMVDALVHSWNLATINLGMNIGVPRIKAFLESFGLTGVNPSPSLLIGAVDMAPLQAAQLYQYIAADGHALPLLAVRGVVDARGQTIKRYEVKTGPGEYQPAVRLVTWAMQQVARSGTAASIGNSGLAYLNAAGKTGTSNDMRDSWFAGFTGDHLALFWMGRDDNKPSGLYGATGSLRAWQELFKKLPTRPLPAAPGDGLEMAWINTADGKRSEPGCEGARQVPVVAGTLSQDAEGCFWQRVGNFFSGDASPAPAATAPIR from the coding sequence TTGACCCGTCTCCGCTCGATCTTCAGTGCCGTCTGGCCCTGGATCCGCATTCCGTTCTGGGTCTGCATGGGACTGCTGTTCGGCTTTGTGCTGCCCTACACGCTGGTGTTGAACAAACGCGTGCAGGACCGTTTCAACGACCTGGTGTTCGCCGTGCCCACGCGCGTCTACGCGCGGCCCTTGCCGTTGTCCGTCGGTACGCCGATGACGCCGGGAGCACTGGAACTTGAGCTGACCTTTGCCGGTTACAGCAACGATGGTCGCGCCGACGTGGCCGGCACCTGGACCAAGGAAGGCAGCACCTACACCATTTCCTCGCGTGGCTACGCCGGGCCGGACGGTGGCGAGCTGCCCAAGCGCATCCGCATGGCGCTGGGCAAGGGGCAGGTCGCCAGCCTGAAAGACCTGGGCACCGGCAAGCCGATGGAGCTGGCTCACCTGGACCCCGCGCGCATCGCCACCGTATACGGCTCGCAGCAGGAAGAGCGCCGCATCGTGCGCCTGACCGACGTGCCGCCGCTGTTGCTGTCCGGCCTGCAGGCGGTGGAAGACCGCGACTTCAAGCATCACTTCGGCATCGACATCACGGCGATCATCCGCGCCTCGTTCGCCAATCTGCGCGCCGGGCACACGGTGCAGGGCGGTTCCACGCTCACGCAGCAGCTGGTGCGCAATCTGTTCCTCGACCGCGAGCAGCACTACTCGCGCAAGTTCAACGAAGCGCTGATGTCGATCCTGATCGAGGCGCACTACGACAAGAGCCGCATCCTCGAGGCCTACGTCAACGAAGTGTTCCTCGGCCAGCAGGGCGGCCAGGCGGTGCACGGTTTTGCCGCCGCGTCGGAGTTCTACTTCGGCCGCCGCGTGGAAGACCTCAAGCCGCAGGAAATGGCCCTGCTGATCGGCATGGTGAAGGGCCCGAGCTATTACGACCCGCGCCGCTATCCGGAGCGCGCGCTGTCACGACGCAACCTGGTGCTGGACCAGTTCGCGGAGACCGGCCTGGTTTCGGCGGAGCAGGCCAACGGCTACAAGGCGACGCCGTTGGGCATCGTCACCAACGGCCAGTTGCCGCATAACCGCTTCCCGGCCTTCATGGATCTGGTGCGCGTACAGATCACCAACGACTTCGACGACGAAACCCTTTCCAAGGGCAACCTGAGCATTTTCACCACGCTCGATCCGGCTGCGCAGGTCTACGCGGAGCAGGCGATCACCACCACGACCAACGCGCTGGGCAAGCGCGGCGAGGCCGCCCAGGCCGCCGCCGTGGTGACGGAAGCGCAGACCGGCGCGGTGCTCGCCATCGTCGGCAGCAAGGTGCCGGGCGACCAGGGCTTCAATCGCGCACTCGATGCGCGCCGCCAGATCGGCTCGCTGGTGAAGCCGCTGGTGTACCTCGTAGCGCTGACCAATCCGGAGCGCTGGAACCTGGCCAGTCCGGTGGAGGATTCGCCGATCAGCCTGCGTCAGTCCGATGGCAGTTTCTGGACGCCGAAGAATGACGAGGGCGACGTGCATGGCGCCGTGCCCATGGTCGATGCGCTGGTGCACTCGTGGAACCTCGCCACCATCAACCTGGGCATGAACATCGGCGTGCCACGCATCAAGGCGTTCCTTGAATCGTTCGGCCTCACCGGCGTGAACCCTAGCCCGTCGCTGTTGATCGGCGCGGTGGACATGGCCCCGTTGCAGGCGGCGCAGCTCTACCAGTACATCGCTGCCGATGGTCACGCGCTGCCGCTGCTGGCCGTGCGCGGCGTGGTGGATGCGCGCGGGCAGACCATCAAGCGCTACGAGGTGAAGACGGGTCCCGGCGAATACCAGCCGGCGGTGCGCCTGGTGACCTGGGCCATGCAGCAGGTGGCCCGCTCGGGTACGGCCGCATCGATCGGCAACTCCGGCCTGGCCTACCTCAATGCCGCGGGCAAGACCGGCACCAGCAACGACATGCGCGACAGCTGGTTCGCCGGCTTCACCGGCGACCATCTGGCGTTGTTCTGGATGGGCCGTGACGACAACAAGCCGAGCGGCCTGTACGGCGCCACCGGCAGCCTGCGCGCATGGCAGGAGCTGTTCAAGAAGCTGCCCACGCGGCCGCTGCCTGCTGCGCCGGGCGATGGGCTGGAAATGGCGTGGATCAACACGGCCGATGGCAAACGCTCGGAGCCGGGCTGCGAAGGAGCGCGTCAGGTGCCCGTCGTGGCCGGTACACTGTCGCAGGACGCCGAGGGCTGCTTCTGGCAGCGTGTCGGCAATTTCTTCAGCGGTGACGCCTCCCCCGCGCCAGCGGCCACCGCCCCCATCCGGTAA
- a CDS encoding SDR family oxidoreductase, protein MTIVVFGASSQIGHFLLPRLRARGAPVTALSRKLRPAQAGVQWLQGELPGAIPAVEQPSAVISFGPLKPFGEWLASARLPASTRVIATSSMSAESKQASEVAAERALSQMLRDGEATVAAACDAHDLPWTIFRPTIIYGAGIDKSLTPIAQRASRLHVFPLPAGRGLRQPVHADDIAAAVVAALDQPEAAGRILPLGGGERLTAGEMFARVRRSLATPTLPVPIPAALLRLARHAVPRLRGPLTRLEADLIADNSELQRLLGVSPRPFRPDATCWIPQPPL, encoded by the coding sequence ATGACCATCGTGGTGTTCGGGGCCAGCAGTCAGATTGGCCATTTCCTGCTGCCCCGCCTGCGCGCGCGCGGGGCGCCGGTCACCGCATTGAGCCGCAAGCTGCGGCCCGCCCAGGCGGGTGTCCAGTGGCTGCAGGGCGAACTGCCCGGGGCCATTCCTGCCGTGGAGCAGCCCTCGGCGGTGATCAGCTTTGGCCCGCTCAAGCCCTTCGGCGAGTGGCTGGCGTCGGCCCGGTTGCCCGCGTCCACGCGTGTCATCGCCACCAGTTCGATGAGTGCCGAATCCAAGCAGGCATCCGAGGTGGCGGCCGAGCGCGCGTTGTCGCAGATGCTGCGCGATGGCGAAGCCACGGTGGCGGCTGCCTGCGATGCGCATGACCTGCCGTGGACCATCTTCCGGCCCACCATCATCTACGGCGCCGGCATCGACAAGAGCCTTACCCCCATCGCGCAGCGTGCCAGCCGCCTGCACGTGTTCCCGCTGCCGGCGGGGCGCGGATTGCGCCAGCCTGTGCATGCGGACGATATCGCCGCCGCCGTGGTGGCCGCGCTCGATCAGCCGGAGGCGGCGGGTCGCATCCTGCCGCTGGGCGGCGGCGAGCGGCTCACGGCAGGTGAGATGTTCGCGCGCGTGCGCCGCAGCCTGGCCACGCCGACCCTGCCCGTGCCGATTCCGGCAGCGCTGCTGCGCCTCGCGCGCCATGCCGTCCCGCGTCTGCGGGGGCCGCTGACGCGGCTGGAGGCGGACCTGATTGCCGACAACAGCGAGCTGCAGCGCCTGCTTGGCGTGTCGCCCCGGCCGTTCCGGCCCGACGCCACCTGCTGGATCCCGCAACCGCCCTTGTAG
- a CDS encoding VOC family protein translates to MSSGITGIGQIAVTVSDVDAALAFYRDILELPFLFRPAANLAFLQAGGVRLMLSTPQGAGTVGGNSVLYFKVADIEHQFRRLLDRGAVGEREPQATAELSDHTLWLAFLRDPDGNLVGLMEERRR, encoded by the coding sequence ATGTCCTCTGGGATCACCGGCATCGGCCAGATCGCTGTCACGGTCAGCGACGTCGATGCGGCGCTTGCGTTTTACCGCGACATCCTCGAGCTGCCCTTCCTGTTTCGCCCGGCGGCCAACCTGGCCTTCCTCCAGGCCGGCGGCGTGCGATTGATGCTGTCCACGCCGCAGGGCGCCGGCACCGTAGGCGGCAATTCCGTCCTTTACTTCAAGGTGGCGGACATCGAACACCAGTTCCGCCGCCTGCTGGACCGCGGCGCCGTGGGCGAGCGCGAACCGCAGGCCACGGCGGAGCTGTCGGACCACACGCTGTGGCTGGCGTTCCTGCGCGATCCGGACGGGAACCTGGTGGGGCTGATGGAAGAGCGGCGGCGCTAG